ACGCCGTTGCCGAGGCCAGCGCGGCGGCGGGGCAGATGAGCGGAACGCTGCGCATCAACACCCTGGGCATGGCGGCCCGGCAGATCATTGCGCCGCGGTTGGGCCGGTTCCATCGCGCATTCCCGGACGTGACGCTGGACATCGTGGTCGACGACGGGCTGAGCGACATCGTCGCGGGCCGCTTCGATGCGGGCATCCGGGTGGGCGGGCGGCTGGAGAAGGACATGATCGCCGTGCGCCTGACGCCGGACGTGAAGATGGTCGTGGTGGCGTCGCCGGACTATCTGGCGCGGCGCGGTCTGCCGCAATCACCCGCCGACCTGCACGACCACGCCTGCATCAACTGGCGGCTGCAGACCGACGGCCGGTCCTACCAATGGGAGTTCGAGAAAAGGGGCCGGCGGATCGAGGTGGCGGCGTCCGGGCCTCTGGTCACCAACCACTCGGACATCGGCGTCGCCGCCGCGTTGCAAGGCTTGGGCATTGCCTATGCCTTTG
Above is a window of bacterium DNA encoding:
- a CDS encoding LysR family transcriptional regulator, yielding MRGSDYAELKAFAAVVERSSFARAAEHLGLSPSALSQTIRQLEARLGARLLNRTTRSVAPTAAGEQLHARIAPLFRAMDDAVAEASAAAGQMSGTLRINTLGMAARQIIAPRLGRFHRAFPDVTLDIVVDDGLSDIVAGRFDAGIRVGGRLEKDMIAVRLTPDVKMVVVASPDYLARRGLPQSPADLHDHACINWRLQTDGRSYQWEFEKRGRRIEVAASGPLVTNHSDIGVAAALQGLGIAYAF